Proteins co-encoded in one Spirosoma endbachense genomic window:
- a CDS encoding alpha-L-fucosidase gives MTPVCRVGLFLISLLFETVCQAQTSPALPRPSARQLAWQPLETTAFLHFTVNTYTDKEWGDGTESPSIFNPTKLDARQWIKALKDAGFKMAIITAKHHDGFCLWPSKMTEHSVKNSPWKNGKGDVVREVADACREFGLKFGVYLSPWDRHEPRYGTASYNDYYKSQLRELLTNYGPISEVWFDGAKGENAKDMTYDFAGYWALVRELQPNAVMFSDAGPDVRWVGNEAGNAGETCWSTINTEGLAPGKADSKYLNRGDATGKQWVPAETDVSIRPGWFYHAAEDAKVRSGKNLVSLYYQSVGRNSLLLLNVPPNRDGLFSEPDIASLREFRSILDETFKTNLVAKQPKLTDKQLNTFLTVSANQPLIIELGSEKSFDRMSIQENIATGQRVASGRVEYWNGTDWQPLQTFTTVGYKRLLRFPEVKSSKLRLFITNANGPVQLAEVGVFKASARE, from the coding sequence ATGACACCAGTATGTCGTGTGGGCTTGTTTTTGATCAGCCTGCTATTCGAAACGGTATGCCAGGCGCAAACCAGTCCTGCGTTACCCCGTCCATCTGCCCGCCAGCTTGCCTGGCAACCCCTTGAAACAACGGCCTTTCTGCATTTCACTGTCAACACCTATACCGACAAGGAATGGGGTGATGGCACCGAAAGTCCCAGCATCTTTAATCCAACTAAACTCGATGCCCGGCAGTGGATTAAAGCACTGAAGGATGCGGGTTTCAAGATGGCTATTATTACTGCCAAGCACCACGATGGATTTTGCCTGTGGCCATCGAAAATGACGGAGCATTCGGTTAAAAACAGCCCCTGGAAGAACGGGAAAGGGGATGTTGTCCGGGAAGTAGCTGATGCCTGCCGCGAATTTGGGTTGAAGTTTGGGGTGTATCTTTCGCCCTGGGACCGCCATGAGCCGCGTTACGGAACGGCCTCATACAATGATTATTACAAAAGCCAGCTGCGCGAACTGCTGACGAACTACGGCCCCATTTCGGAGGTCTGGTTTGATGGTGCTAAGGGTGAAAACGCTAAAGACATGACCTACGATTTTGCGGGTTACTGGGCTCTGGTTCGTGAATTACAGCCCAATGCTGTGATGTTTTCGGATGCAGGGCCGGATGTTCGGTGGGTAGGTAACGAAGCAGGAAATGCGGGTGAAACCTGCTGGTCGACCATCAATACCGAAGGGCTGGCTCCGGGTAAGGCAGACTCAAAATACCTGAACCGGGGCGATGCAACGGGTAAACAATGGGTACCAGCCGAGACCGATGTATCGATACGTCCGGGTTGGTTTTATCATGCTGCTGAAGACGCTAAGGTACGGTCGGGTAAGAATCTGGTAAGCCTGTATTATCAGTCCGTTGGGCGGAACAGCCTCCTGTTGCTCAACGTACCACCGAATCGGGATGGGTTGTTTTCGGAGCCAGATATTGCCAGCCTGCGGGAATTCCGGAGCATTCTGGACGAGACATTCAAAACCAATCTGGTGGCTAAACAGCCTAAGCTGACCGATAAACAACTGAATACCTTCTTAACCGTGTCGGCTAACCAGCCATTGATTATTGAGCTTGGATCGGAAAAATCCTTCGATCGGATGTCGATTCAGGAGAACATCGCCACTGGCCAGCGGGTGGCTAGCGGCCGGGTTGAGTATTGGAATGGCACCGATTGGCAACCCCTCCAGACTTTCACGACTGTAGGTTATAAGCGTCTTCTGCGGTTCCCTGAGGTGAAATCATCGAAACTCAGACTGTTCATTACCAACGCAAATGGCCCTGTTCAACTGGCTGAGGTTGGCGTATTTAAGGCATCGGCACGGGAATAA